A genome region from Geitlerinema sp. PCC 9228 includes the following:
- a CDS encoding EVE domain-containing protein, with product MVATDFPDPTQFDPESPYFDPKATSESPRWYTVEVAFVRDFPEMISLTTLKQMFSPEEFLLVKKGNRLSVMPVGDRVAAEILKMVE from the coding sequence GTGGTGGCAACGGATTTTCCCGATCCGACCCAGTTTGACCCAGAAAGTCCCTATTTCGATCCAAAAGCTACTTCCGAATCCCCGCGCTGGTATACGGTAGAGGTTGCGTTTGTTCGGGATTTTCCCGAGATGATTTCTTTAACCACCCTCAAACAAATGTTTTCCCCAGAAGAATTTTTATTGGTGAAAAAGGGCAATCGGCTTTCGGTGATGCCGGTGGGCGATCGCGTGGCGGCAGAAATTCTCAAGATGGTAGAATAA
- a CDS encoding tryptophan-rich sensory protein, which produces MQYWQQKDRFRQIVTLLAILAAFGTNVASNIVPVGGKTIGEIANTIFADVLVIPANYAFAIWGLIYVGLIGFGIYQARPAWGQNLRLRRAGYFVVLAMLAQIAWVYVFLYRYYAWSLVAMVVILLATIAAYLRLEVGMRRAVRQEKWWLQAPISLYLGWISVATVVNVAIALYAAGWQGGGMAPATWTVVMAVASTAIAAVLRWRRRDNVYPLVTVWALVAIAVRNFNIPAIAFSSLGLAVVLVLWLLFCQTRRQMEA; this is translated from the coding sequence ATGCAGTATTGGCAGCAAAAAGACCGGTTTCGGCAAATTGTAACGTTATTGGCGATTTTGGCGGCCTTTGGGACCAATGTGGCTTCTAATATCGTGCCCGTTGGTGGAAAAACCATTGGCGAAATTGCCAATACCATCTTCGCTGATGTGTTGGTTATCCCGGCGAACTATGCTTTTGCCATTTGGGGGTTGATTTATGTGGGATTGATTGGTTTTGGGATTTATCAAGCTAGACCCGCTTGGGGGCAAAATTTACGCTTGCGCCGGGCGGGGTATTTTGTGGTTTTGGCGATGCTGGCACAAATTGCTTGGGTGTATGTTTTTCTCTATCGCTATTATGCTTGGTCTCTGGTGGCGATGGTGGTGATTTTGCTAGCAACGATCGCGGCTTACCTGCGACTGGAGGTGGGAATGCGACGGGCGGTTCGCCAGGAAAAATGGTGGCTGCAGGCTCCGATTAGTTTGTATTTAGGGTGGATTAGTGTGGCTACGGTGGTGAATGTGGCGATCGCGTTGTATGCTGCTGGTTGGCAGGGAGGCGGTATGGCACCAGCTACTTGGACTGTGGTAATGGCGGTGGCGAGTACGGCGATTGCGGCGGTTTTGCGCTGGCGGCGTCGGGATAATGTTTATCCTTTGGTGACGGTTTGGGCGCTGGTGGCGATCGCTGTTCGCAATTTCAATATTCCCGCGATCGCGTTTTCCAGTCTTGGTTTGGCAGTGGTGTTGGTTTTGTGGCTTTTATTTTGCCAGACCCGCCGTCAAATGGAAGCTTAA
- a CDS encoding dihydrolipoamide acetyltransferase family protein encodes MIHEVFMPALSSTMTEGKIVSWAKSIGDKVEKGETVVVVESDKADMDVESFYDGYLATIIVSEGEIAPVGASIALLAETEAEIPEAQKQATQIEKGESISGESAPATAQPPVTAEAAATTEATQPSSGNGRTVASPRARKLAEQFNVDLSSLQGSGPHGRIVAADVEAAAGRTPAPAPAPAPAPAPASAATAPAKPPVPPAPAAPAKPGEVMPFNTLQNAVIQNMNAAVGVPTFHVGYTITTDKLDELYQQLKPKGVTMTALLAKAVAIALGKHPLLNASYTEQGTLYNGQINIAVAVAMGDGGLITPVLQNADRLDLYSLSRTWKDLVERARTKQLQPEEYNSGTFTISNLGMYGVDGFDAILPPGQGSILAIGASKPQVVATDASTFAIRKQMRVNITCDHRIIYGANAAAFLQDLAAQIEEDPHALTL; translated from the coding sequence ATGATTCACGAAGTTTTCATGCCCGCCCTCAGTTCCACCATGACCGAAGGAAAAATTGTTTCTTGGGCCAAATCAATTGGAGACAAGGTGGAGAAAGGCGAAACCGTAGTGGTGGTAGAGTCGGATAAAGCCGACATGGATGTGGAATCGTTCTACGACGGTTATTTAGCCACCATCATTGTTTCGGAAGGCGAAATTGCTCCTGTGGGGGCCAGCATTGCCCTGCTGGCAGAGACGGAAGCAGAAATTCCCGAAGCACAAAAACAAGCCACCCAAATTGAAAAAGGTGAAAGCATTAGCGGTGAATCGGCCCCCGCTACAGCACAACCTCCCGTGACGGCTGAGGCGGCAGCTACGACGGAAGCTACCCAACCCAGCAGTGGGAACGGACGTACGGTGGCTTCCCCCAGAGCCCGCAAACTCGCCGAACAGTTCAATGTGGATTTAAGCAGCCTCCAAGGCAGCGGTCCCCACGGGCGCATTGTTGCAGCCGACGTAGAAGCAGCTGCCGGGCGCACCCCAGCGCCAGCCCCAGCTCCTGCGCCTGCTCCTGCGCCTGCTTCTGCCGCTACAGCACCAGCTAAACCCCCGGTACCACCAGCCCCAGCTGCCCCAGCGAAACCAGGGGAAGTAATGCCGTTCAATACCCTGCAAAATGCGGTGATTCAAAATATGAATGCCGCTGTGGGGGTACCGACGTTTCACGTGGGTTATACCATCACCACGGACAAGTTGGACGAGCTGTACCAGCAACTGAAACCCAAAGGCGTGACCATGACAGCGTTGCTGGCGAAAGCCGTAGCGATCGCATTGGGCAAGCATCCCCTCCTCAACGCCAGCTATACCGAACAAGGTACCCTCTACAACGGACAAATTAATATTGCCGTGGCAGTGGCTATGGGAGACGGCGGTTTGATTACCCCAGTGTTACAAAATGCCGATCGCTTGGATCTTTATTCCCTCTCCCGTACTTGGAAAGACCTGGTAGAACGCGCCCGTACCAAGCAGTTGCAACCGGAAGAATACAACAGCGGTACCTTTACCATCTCCAATTTGGGCATGTATGGGGTCGATGGTTTCGATGCTATTTTGCCTCCCGGTCAAGGGTCTATTTTAGCTATTGGTGCTTCCAAACCACAGGTGGTAGCGACCGATGCCTCTACCTTTGCTATCCGCAAACAAATGCGCGTAAACATCACCTGCGACCACCGCATTATTTACGGTGCCAATGCGGCAGCGTTCCTGCAAGATTTGGCGGCGCAAATTGAAGAAGATCCCCATGCTTTGACTTTGTAA
- a CDS encoding YlqD family protein, whose product MNPSNSNPQLLLKRNVTIKAIVTPRWKEDAQTQLQSQMNQLDKQLQQLEMQGQRAMSEVQQQAPQGQSGESPQPSQDVKNQVNQKQRELLEQKNRILQQLQQVQKFEMEQEVNQGQVESFFQLEKGDNLIQKMQVEIVLRDGVVEEIRGQI is encoded by the coding sequence ATGAATCCTTCCAATTCCAATCCCCAACTTTTACTCAAGCGCAACGTCACGATCAAAGCGATTGTGACCCCTCGCTGGAAAGAAGACGCGCAAACCCAACTGCAATCGCAAATGAACCAGCTGGACAAACAACTGCAGCAGTTGGAAATGCAAGGACAGCGGGCTATGTCTGAAGTCCAACAACAAGCCCCCCAAGGGCAATCTGGCGAGTCTCCCCAGCCCAGCCAAGATGTCAAGAACCAAGTCAATCAGAAACAGCGGGAATTGCTAGAGCAGAAAAACCGCATTTTGCAACAGTTACAGCAAGTGCAAAAGTTTGAAATGGAGCAAGAAGTGAATCAAGGGCAAGTAGAGAGTTTTTTCCAATTGGAAAAAGGAGATAATTTAATCCAAAAAATGCAAGTGGAAATCGTGCTTAGAGATGGTGTGGTGGAAGAAATTCGCGGTCAAATTTAG